From the genome of Streptomyces sp. JH34:
GGTCGAACGCAGCGTGCCGGGCCTCCTTGCTCACCACGTCGACGGGGATCGCCGGGTCGGGGGCGTCGAGGTTGCCGGTCGGCGGGACGAGCTGGTGCTGGAGCGCGAGGACGGTCAGGGCGGTCTCGATCCCGCCCGCGGCACCCAGGGTGTGTCCGGTCATGGCCTTCGTCGAGGTGACGAGGGGGTGTTCACCGAGGACGCGGCGCAGCATCGTCGCCTCGATGAGGTCGTTGGCGACGGTCGACGTCCCGTGGGCGTTGACATGGCCGATGTCGGAGGCGTCGACACCCGCGTCGGCCAGGGCGGTGCGCAGCGCGCGCTCGATGCCGAGGCCGTCGGGATCGGGGGCGACGGCGGAGTGGGCGTCGCTGGAGGCGCCGTAGCCGGCGACCCGGGCGCGGACGGTGGCGCCGCGGGCTCGCGCGTGCTCGGGCCGCTCCATGACGAGGAGGCCGGCGCCCTCGCCGACCACGAACCCGTCGCGGTGCGTGTCGAACGGGCGGCATGCGGCGAGCGGGTCGTCACGGCGGGTGGACACGGCCCGCATCTGGCAGGCGCTGGCGATCAGCAGCCGGGAGCGGACCGACTCGGCGCCGCCCGCGACGACGATGTCGCAGGCGCCGGTGCGGAGCATCTGGTGGGCCGTGCCGATGGCCACGGTGCCCGACGAGCAGGCCGTGGACACGGCCTGGCTCGGGCCGTGCACGCCCAGGTCCATGGCGACGCTGCTGGCCGCCCCGTTGACGACGCTCAGCGGGGCGAGCTTCGGGGAGACGCGGCGCACGCCGCGCTCGGTGAGGGTGGTGTGCTGCTCGTCGTAGAAGGGCAGGCCGCCGTGGGCCGAGCCGATGAC
Proteins encoded in this window:
- a CDS encoding beta-ketoacyl-[acyl-carrier-protein] synthase family protein gives rise to the protein MTGPGPFARRSGRPGIEPFGAAVTGVGLVTAAGVGAAEAWRGVCDTRLAPSVPRLPELEGLPCDFMYTVDGLDTKAVLGVAAQRLMDRFSQLAVIAAREAVADAGLDPSVWDSGRVAVVIGSAHGGLPFYDEQHTTLTERGVRRVSPKLAPLSVVNGAASSVAMDLGVHGPSQAVSTACSSGTVAIGTAHQMLRTGACDIVVAGGAESVRSRLLIASACQMRAVSTRRDDPLAACRPFDTHRDGFVVGEGAGLLVMERPEHARARGATVRARVAGYGASSDAHSAVAPDPDGLGIERALRTALADAGVDASDIGHVNAHGTSTVANDLIEATMLRRVLGEHPLVTSTKAMTGHTLGAAGGIETALTVLALQHQLVPPTGNLDAPDPAIPVDVVSKEARHAAFDHAVKTSLGFGGHNAALVLSRA